From the genome of Streptomyces showdoensis, one region includes:
- a CDS encoding DUF4232 domain-containing protein translates to MDVTASRNRKNPNRWRSYALGAAAVAALLTTTACGPGSDEATGESRTSDRPSATGSTAPTSATPPAKPSATASKPPATGSGDGASRGDAGGGDGSEIPLCTMRDLSFSATNYDAKGEPVRHILLVAVNTGSKKCDIQGAPEVTLGNAKGPAPVKRETDPGEVLTLAPGQKAYAGLLATGGRMDTYDVRSLTLGLGSPGGESEPEKPVAVRMPVASFPADDGQRVTYWAGTEGLAMRPVTQS, encoded by the coding sequence ATGGACGTCACTGCCAGCAGAAACCGCAAGAACCCGAACCGTTGGAGGAGCTACGCCCTGGGTGCCGCGGCGGTCGCCGCGCTCCTGACGACCACGGCCTGCGGGCCCGGTTCGGACGAGGCCACCGGCGAAAGCAGGACATCGGACCGTCCGAGCGCGACGGGCTCCACGGCCCCGACGAGCGCGACGCCTCCGGCGAAGCCGAGCGCGACGGCCTCCAAGCCCCCCGCCACGGGCAGCGGCGACGGCGCCTCCCGTGGTGACGCCGGCGGCGGAGACGGCTCCGAGATCCCGCTCTGCACCATGCGGGACCTGTCCTTCTCCGCGACGAACTACGACGCCAAGGGCGAGCCGGTCCGGCACATCCTCCTCGTCGCCGTCAACACCGGCAGCAAGAAGTGCGACATCCAGGGCGCCCCCGAGGTCACCCTCGGCAACGCCAAGGGGCCGGCCCCGGTCAAGCGGGAGACCGACCCCGGCGAGGTGCTCACCCTCGCGCCGGGCCAGAAGGCGTATGCCGGGCTGCTCGCCACCGGCGGCAGGATGGACACCTACGACGTGCGGTCCCTGACCCTCGGCCTCGGCAGCCCCGGCGGCGAGAGCGAGCCCGAGAAGCCGGTCGCGGTGCGCATGCCCGTCGCCTCGTTCCCGGCCGACGACGGCCAGCGCGTCACGTACTGGGCGGGCACCGAGGGCCTCGCCATGCGGCCCGTCACCCAGTCCTGA
- a CDS encoding DUF998 domain-containing protein → MRVRIGYVAWIVGAVQFFVVHVVAQSAWARPYSWAHNNISDLGNAHCALQAEPEPRFVCSPEHGLMNVSFVTLGVLLVAGAALTGGAALWRGGRTAATARLLLAAAGAGFVLVGLAPADVDENLHVLGALLVMAMGNIGLFLAGFALAERTPAALRRGTSLLGALAITAFGLFLSRHYLGLGMGGMERVAAFPLLLWAAAVGVLGFSRGDRAAVRLRRAAA, encoded by the coding sequence ATGAGAGTCCGGATCGGGTACGTGGCATGGATCGTCGGCGCGGTGCAGTTCTTCGTCGTGCACGTGGTGGCGCAGTCGGCCTGGGCCAGGCCGTACAGCTGGGCGCACAACAACATCAGCGACCTCGGGAACGCGCACTGCGCCCTGCAAGCGGAGCCCGAGCCGCGGTTCGTCTGCTCCCCTGAACACGGCCTGATGAACGTCTCGTTCGTCACCCTGGGCGTCCTGCTGGTCGCCGGCGCCGCCCTGACCGGTGGCGCCGCCCTGTGGCGCGGCGGACGGACGGCCGCGACGGCCCGTCTGCTGCTCGCCGCGGCCGGGGCGGGATTCGTGCTCGTCGGACTCGCCCCCGCGGACGTCGACGAGAACCTGCACGTCCTGGGCGCCCTCCTCGTCATGGCGATGGGCAACATCGGCCTGTTCCTCGCCGGGTTCGCCCTCGCGGAACGCACACCGGCCGCGCTGCGGCGGGGCACGAGCCTGCTGGGGGCCCTGGCGATCACGGCCTTCGGGCTCTTCCTCTCCCGCCACTACCTCGGTCTCGGCATGGGAGGCATGGAGCGGGTCGCCGCGTTCCCGCTCCTGCTCTGGGCGGCGGCCGTCGGTGTCCTCGGGTTCAGCCGAGGAGACCGAGCCGCGGTCCGCCTCCGTCGTGCAGCCGCCTGA